The genomic DNA aaaaaacaacaacatatgaatccaaattaacatgtatttatactaaagtaatacaaaaatgactacaaaagatttagaagtgagtagtttttcaagatttacgattatactgtaaatcactttcacgaatcagcccccaaatgtagtctcccatcatgttctcgttatactgtccttggtagtggcgttcaaagtccagtatatcctggtggaagcgctcgccttgctcctccgagtacgctcccatgttctccttgaatttatcaagatgagcatcaaggatatggactttgagggacatcctacagcccattgtgccgtagttcttcaccagagtctcaaccagctccacatagtttttggccttgtgatttcccaggaagccccgaaccactgcgacaaagctgttccaagccgctttctccttactagtgagcttcttggggaattcattgcactccaggatcttctttatctgtggtccgacgaagacaccggctttgacctttgcctcagacagcttagggaagaagtcttgaaggtacttgaaggcagccgactccttatctagagctctgacaaattgtttcataaggcccaatttgatgtgcagtggtggcatcagcaccttccgggggtccaccagtggctcccacttgacgttgttcctccccacagagaactcggtccgctgtggccagtcccgcctgtggtagtgcgccttggagTCCctactgtcccaaaggcaaagatagcagggaaacttggtaaaaccgccttggagacccatcaggaatgccaccattttgaagtctcttatgaccttgatgccatctcagaaaaatgcagatatgtatccacttaggcagctggaactaaactgaactggtgggcttaaggcccctgtatttaaactactatttatattactggaaagttctagaaagttctagaagttactccaagtttactcagcactgaatctatctgaaatgttctggaaaataggtcaatttcaaaatatcattgtcctggtcacaaaagcaaagtttgtggggaataatagccattttctatacttttgaggcataagcaattaggaaataacacttaatacccaggaaccaaaaaaaaataaaaaataattgttacacggtgttaccattatcaaatacattatcTTGGTTGAGTCAATTGAAAATAACCCATAATCTGCACAACCCACATACCAATACATTGAATTCCGTTTACATTGCAATCgaatatcaataaaaaaacaaaaaaaacaacatgtgtttTGAAGGATCCTTCCACATTACAATTTGAATACATTGCTCTGTACTTGTAATATTCTCATATCATGTAAACCTAATTTTTAAAGCATCAGAGATTTTATACTACAATCTATTTCTGAACCACATTCAGTTTGACTTTTTTTATGGAAGTAAATGCTTTGGCTCACCCTTCATTTTCATGATGTAACTTTTCGATGGCAGGTATGGATGGGTGGAAGAGCAGTGAATTCTTCTTGCCCGTACCACAGCGATCAAGACTTGTGGCAACAGTAATATAGGCATCATTAAAAAAGGGCCCTGTGGATACTACACTGCACCCAGTGCCTACTGCTACAAAACCAATAGTAACCATCTCGGGTCTCTTGAGTTCGAGAGCTAGTGTGTTCTAGTGGAAATGCCTGGTTATTTGATTTATAAGCTGGTTAATTTAGTttgtgtgctttactgtactgctaCACATGTACATCGTTTGTAAAAcactttcttaaaaacaattctTTGTTATGTACAATACAGTAAATaccacaaaacactaaaacaaatattgcAAAGCTGATTGAGATTGGCGTGGTAAGATGTACAATAATACAATGTTGCTTGGTCTCTGCTCAGTTCCTTTACAAGTCTTTCATTTCCCAAAAAGATTTCTGTGCATCTTCCTGATCTAGTTAACTGTACAACCAGTTCCATGTATAACACCTATTCAGAATTAAAACATAACAGCAAAGGATATGACAATACTGAAGAGGTTTTGGAATACAGTGGTAAAAATCAGTTCGGCTCTGTTTCTTCACACAGTGTCTTTTACAGATGTATACGTGGTCTATCCTCCATTTGGGAACAGTACCATGACATACAGTGAAGCTATGCAACGGTGTTTATCCCTTGGTGATAGCTTGGCATCAAAGAAACAACTGAGTAGTACATCCACACCCATCCCTGACGGCATGTAAGTAATAAAACTGCTTTTCATTGCGGGCGGggcagggtggggtggggtggggtgggggtagggGGGCAGAGAAACTCCCTAAGGGCCTTATTATCTCAATggcactctgcagtgctgacaaACCTTTTCTTTGGAACTAGACTGACACCtaaaaaatctacaaaaacaatataccactatttgttttattttttgtcttgatCTAAATCAGGGttggccaaagctggcccttccactcctggtctttgttccagctctgttctaaattgtttaaaccCTTAAGGTACACTGGGATTTGAGCGGCTGTtgaaacagtttcttcttaaaatacatttgagagtgactcaagtgacacagggaggaaactgacaatttggatgaccagatccaacctgtcagtacattttaaaccatgtttcatgcgcctcattgcaaaaaaaaaaaaaaaagttagcataaTTTTATTCGTGGGACACATACTTcctttgtaccttaaagggttaattgaaccaattaaagctagatccagaccctgaagtagtttactatataattttacctgttaaacctggagtggaatggtcctCGAGGACAGTGatttgacacccctgatttaaACAGTGGAGGATCTCATCCTTGAAGCTGGTCTATTACAGTCCAGCATACTTGTATTATATGATGTTAATCAGGAGGGAGGGAATCTGTGTGACATCAGTGGGATTAATATAGAGTTGAAGGTCGATCCCTCAGTATACTGCATTGTCTTTCTCCTTACAGACCTGCGTGGAGCAAAGACAAGGACGTGGTTCAGTTCTCCAGTGGAAAGCTGACAGTTACTCCATGTGTCAACAAACCCAGCCAGCTTGCTTCAGCCTACTGCTTCAACCCAAATAGTAAGATTTATTTGTAATACTTTCAAGAACTATAACAAATCCTACAGGATATGATATGAACTGTTTAATAGTTGCATAAAACAATTGGATtttgaatctttttttcttttctttttggcagtcacagACTTTATTCCAGTAATCAAGGATGAGAAATGTAAGCAGTCACTCCCCACTCAAATATAATACCTTATACTCTCAATGTGATTTGCCTATCTGAAATgaactttttttatattgtttatattttagtgtGGCTCAAGATTGCCATAGTTTGCATTATCTCCTCTATATTTACCATCTTACTCATGGCTGTCACCTTCATGAAAGGGTAAGAAAATTAAGCACttttttgtgtctctgtgttatttttcaattttaaacacactgATAAATGCACCAGTTACTTTTCTTGTAAGGTATGAATTTGATTGTAGAATCTACTGCATTAAGTTACATAAGATATAGAAATTGATATAAGATAATActcttatactgtatgtataacagtcagtaactaattgtattttttttggttttgttttgtttccaggaATAAGTGCATCTGCTGTGTCAAACGTAAAAAGCCAGCGGAAGACTCTACCCTAGAGAGAGGCCAAGGCTTTGACACAGTCAGAGGACTGCATCGTGATAGGATTCCATCATACCAGATCAGTGGCGCAAGAACCAAGCCACCTGTATTGAGTAAGGCCTTAAACACTGGCTACAGCTCTCATTACTCTAACCATGGCTTTGAATCCACACCCGAGGCCAGTAAGCAGAACTTTGCCAAAACTTATGTGGACCATGACCGTTATGAGTACAGCAATGCTGCCTTTGATAATACTTATTAAGACATCAAATCTGACTTGACTCCGCGGTTAAGCAGTGATGACTGACACAAATCAGCGACCTCTGGAATTGAATGGACTTCCccccactgtatttttttttttaatgtgttctacataaaaaaatagtcaaaatgattttttttagtttgttttagtatttcaaaaaattattttagtattttaaacccTCTTGATTAAATCTGAAAAATGGTGCTGCTGTTCTTATAGCAGCCaagtaataaataacaaaaaaatatgattacTACAGACTttgtgcattaaataaataaataaataaataaataaaaagttgttgtttggtattttttaaaagcaactaaAATGGAACGGGCttccaggttttgctatgagtttagtcAAGCATATTGTATGGAAATAACGAGCTAAGGTGTGTCTGGGCAAGCTCATAAAAAACTGCAATGGCTCAGAATTCCATGTAATTGTAACCTTAATTCCACCCAACGTTTATGTTTGCTATGACTGTACAGGAAATATGTGGAGTTTTATTACTAGggtgttaaaaacaaaatgtacttaacagactattaagctttttggttttagttattaataataataataataataataataataataataataataataataataataataataaaagtaggtGTTTAAATATTGTAGGTGAAATTGGTATGTATATTTGGTAAGTTTTACTCGAGGAGCTGAACCTGAGggtggtgtgcgtgtgtgtgacacCATAAAGATAGCAAAGCTATGTTCAAAACTGGAATCAGTTATAACTTGTTTAAAAGGCTAGTATGTGGTAATAGAAATAGTTTAGAGTTTACATGCTGCTATTTGTTatataatttattgtttttttgtcttttgtaaatGTTAGGCAATAAGGACTAAAATCTGTAAATTGTTTCATACCTTATTTCCTGTGGTTTAATTTCTGTTCCTGGGTGTGTCAGAGAACCTTTACCCAAGTCCTTCAAAACACAGCTACTGAAGAAAGGAAtgatgtacagtacttgtgtcattCAATCCTTGTTAAACTACTGGTCATAGCAGTAAATACCACAAAACACCAGCAAATGCTGTTATGCACAGTTTTATAGGCAAATGCTATGCAATGTCACTTCTATACATGCTGCATCTGCTGTTAGACACAGAAGTGACAGATAATTCCTTTAGGTCAGGCGAGGTCAAAGTTGTCTcttccattcctggtctttgttccaacccaaattgtttaattgaacctgcatccagaccagggccggattaaaggacATGGGGGCCCTAcgttaacccatattttgggggccctatgcacatggcgaatggtgttattggcatattggttaatccggccctgcgttGGGGACAGAGAGAGTGAGCGGAGCAGAGCGAGCCAATTATATATGGAGTGGGGGGAGCGGAGCGGcgtagttgctggagtggagcgtggtgcagacatttccagcctgctctttcacagcactgagaagaactgagcacggttttgCTCAAAAACGAGTTTGCACCAAAAATGTAAAGaagaaggtgacaaatacagatgcagtcactgtaaagtattttccatcatgcctttgcatggtaaccattaattttccagtttcaaaccaaaattaggcacttttatgttttgcagacttgagaattgcatttaaaaaaaaagcttttatattcaatgatTCGTGTTGCACTTtctaattcattatggagggaaaaatatatattctcccgattgtggatctgccatataaaaatgtaagtcagtgtgtccatctgtctgcggttattacaaAGCCTATACTGTTTTTTACcgttctatatactgtatgaactatataacttatctgaacactttatgtaggcttttttctttgctgatcatagctgggcatgaggcttgttaagCTGTGTATgcttttattgccttgtaccatatgacagaaatcacatgcgagaGATAATAATttaatctcactgttgttaatgatcattttaattaacattcaaacatctgttggaacatacaacaaaaaacgatgcaatatggatcacagacataaaaaagctTCTGTCCCAGACAGTAAAGTACAAATGCATTAGCAAGTTCATAATATAACTTAATGTTATATGGGTATGCCAAAGTggctaacagtgtgcaggtgcaagtgatcaatgaacagacagacaattataatccaggtgcataGTAGTTTAATGcgtttgtatgtccagtgcctgtcggcagaacaaacagtaaacaataatgatggtaagtaatacagtggtgtgtattacggactgtaatccccgggtttgtcccgaaataatagtcctgtttattgtacacccacacgaaacacaaagcACATACACAAGTCgatagtgcgtgaattagtgctcgtggtgacaatacagttatttgtgatacaagtattgtgctgttccgggtttgcgctggactctggcaacagctccagaatgtgttagctgtctaataataacaagtaatacttagacaaaacaaacaaacactcatgatacggatattatatatattgtgtgaccatgagcaagtcacttaacctccttgtgctccgtctttcgggcgagacgtagttgtaagtgactctgcagctgatgcatagttcacacaccctagtctctgtaagtcgccttagataaaggcgcctgctaaataaacaaacaaattatatatatatatataatttgcatgccccggtagctaaatgcttagttacggctctgggcaaaagcaaagcccatggccagtatacaatatttttctgtatgcattcttttctgttgagcactactgacaccgttgaaacggtgagtcttaggtcgcctgcggatacattagtccaatcaatgcgtctgaacctggggtgtaatcccaaggataactgctcactgttaacaggtttgaagacgttaattcacgttttaaataatgcagtgtccccttcagacttgttaaaggagagtttcagaaataacattcaaaactatgggcgagtaaataccatcctaacttctaacatcaaaagaaaaaaaagaaaataaataacattttatgccccggtagctgcgatatggagtcttgcatgcccctgtagttgtgatatggagtctttccatccacctccgtttgcttcaacaggaggcgcatgcaatttatatatatatatatatatatatatatatatatatatatatatatatatatatatatatatatatgtatatttgcatgccccggtagctaaatgcttagttacggctctgggcaaatcaaagcccatggccagtatacaatatttttctgtatgcattcttttctgttgagcactactgacaccgttgaaaataccatcctaactactaacatccaaaaataaaaaagaaaaaaagaaaaaaaataacattttatgcccctgtagctgcgatgtggagtcttgcatgcccctgtagctgcgatatggagtctttccatccacctccgtttgcttcaaccggaggcgcatgcaatttatatatatatatatatatatatatatatatatatatatatatatatatatatatatttgcatgccccggtagctaaatgcttagttacggctctgggaaaaaccaaagcccatggccagtatacaatatttttctgtatgcattattttctgttgagcactactgacaccgttgaaacggtgagttttaggtcgcctgcggatacattagtccaatcaatgcgtctgaacctggggtgtaatcccaaggtaactgctcactgttaacaggtttgaagacgttaattcacgttttaaataatacagtgtccccttcagacttgttaaaggagagtttcagaaataacattcaaaactatgcgcgagtaaataccatcctaactcctaacatccaaaaaaaaaaaaaaaaaaaaaaaggaaaaaaaataacattttatgccccggtagctgcgatatggagtcttgcatgcccctgtagttgtgatatggaatctttccatccacctccgtttgcttcaaccggaggcgcatgcaatttatatatatatatatatatatatatatatatatatatatatatatatatatatatatatatatatatatatatttgcatgccccggtagctaaatgcttagttacggctctggcaaaaccaaagcccatggccagtatacaatattttttctgtatgcattcttttctgttgaggactactgacaccgttgaaacggtgagtcttaggtcgcctgcggatacattagtccaatcaatgcgtctgaacctggggtgtaatcccaaggataactgctcactgttaacaggtttgaagacgttaattcacgttttaaataatacagtgtccccttcagacttgttaaaggagagtttcagaaataacattcaaaactatgggcgagtaaataccatcctaactcctaacatccaaaaaaaaaaaaaagaaaataaataacattttatgccccggtagctgcgatatggagtcttgcatgcccctgtagtggtgatatggagtctttccatccacctccgtttgcttcaaccggaggcgcatgcaatttatatatatatatatatatatatatatatatatatatatatatatatatatatatatatatatatatatatatatatatatatatatttgcatgccccggtagctaaatgcttagttacggctctgggcaaaaccaaagcccatggccagtatacaatatttttctgtatgcattattttctgttgagcactactgacaccgttgaaacggtgagtcttaggtcgcctgcggatacattagtccaattaatgcgtctgaacctggggtgtaatcccaaggtaactgctcactgttaacaggtttgaagacgttaattcacgttttaaataatacagtgtccccttcagacttgttaaaggagagtttcagaaataacattcaaaactatgcgcgagtaaataccatcctaactcctaacatccaaaaaaaaaagaaaaaaaagaaaataaataacattttatgccccggtagctgcgatatggagtcttgcatgcccctgtagttgtgatatggagtctttccatccacctccgtttgcttcaaccggaggcgcatgcaatttttatatatatatatatatatatatatatatatatatatatatatatatatatatatatatatttgcatgccccggtagctaaatgcttagttacggctctgggcaaatcaaagcccatggccagtatacaatatttttctgtatgcattcttttctgttgagcactactgacaccgttgaaaataccatcctaactactaacatccaaaaataaaaaaataaaaaagaaaaaaaataacattttatgcccctgtagctgcgatgtggagtattgcatgcccctgtagctgcgatatggagtctttccatccacctccgtttgcttcaaccggaggcgcatgcaatttatatatatatatatatatatatatatatatatatatatatatatatatatatatatatatatatatatatatattgcatggcccggtagctaaatgcttagctacggctctgggcaaaaccaaagcccatggccagtatacaatatttttctgtttgcattcttttctgttgagcactactgacaccgttgaaacggtgagttttaggtcgcctgcggatacattagtccaatcaatgcgtctgaacctggggtgtaatcccaaggtaactgctcactgttaacaggtttgaagacgttaattcacgttttaaataatacagtgtccccttcagacttgttaaaggagagtttcagaaataacattcaaaactatgcgcgagtaaataccatcctaactcctaacatccaaaaaaaaaaaaaaaaaaaaaaaggaaaaaaaataacattttatgccccggtagctgcgatatggagtcttgcatgcccctgtagttgtgatatggaatctttccatccacctccgtttgcttcaaccggaggcgcatgcaatttatatatatatatatatatatatatatatatatatatatatatatatatatatatatatttgcatgccccggtagctaaatgcttagttacggctctggcaaaaccaaagcccatggccagtatacaatattttttctgtatgcattcttttctgttgaggactactgacaccgttgaaacggtgagtcttaggtcgcctgcggatacattagtccaatcaatgcgtctgaacctggggtgtaatcccaaggataactgctcactgttaacaggtttgaagacgttaattcacgttttaaataatacagtgtccccttcagacttgttaaaggagagtttcagaaataacattcaaaactatgggcgagtaaataccatcctaactcctaacatccaaaaaaaaaaaaaagaaaataaataacattttatgccccggtagctgcgatatggagtcttgcatgcccctgtagtggtgatatggagtctttccatccacctccgtttgcttcaaccggaggcgcatgcaatttatatatatatatatatatatatatatatatatatatatatatatatatatatatatatatatatatttgcatgccccggtagctaaatgcttagttacggctctgggcaaaaccaaagcccatggccagtatacaatatttttctgtatgcattattttctgttgagcactactgacaccgttgaaacggtgagtcttaggtcgcctgcggatacattagtccaattaatgcgtctgaacctggggtgtaatcccaaggtaactgctcactgttaacaggtttgaagacgttaattcacgttttaaataatacagtgtccccttcagacttgttaaaggagagtttcagaaataacattcaaaactatgcgcgagtaaataccatcctaactcctaacatccaaaaaaaaaagaaaaaaaagaaaataaataacattttatgccccggtagctgcgatatggagtcttgcatgcccctgtagttgtgatatggagtctttccatccacctccgtttgcttcaaccggaggcgcatgcaatttttatatatatataaaaattgcatatatatatatatatgcggatatatatatatatatatatatatatatatatatatatatttgcatgccccggtagctaaatgcttagttacggctctgggcaaatcaaagcccatggccagtatacaatatttttctgtatgcattcttttctgttgagcactactgacaccgttgaaaataccatcctaactactaacatccaaaaataaaaaaataaaaaagaaaaaaaataacattttatgcccctgtagctgcgatgtggagtattgcatgcccctgtagctgcgatatggagtctttccatccacctccgtttgcttcaaccggaggcgcatgcaatttatatatatatatatatatatatatatatatatatatatatatatatatatatatatatatatatatatatatatttgcatggcccggtagctaaatgcttagctacggctctgggcaaaaccaaagcccatggccagtatacaatatttttctgtttgcattcttttctgttgagcactactgacaccgttgaaacggtgagttttaggtcgcctgcggatacattagtccaatcaatgcgtctgaacctggggtgtaatcccaaggtaactgctcactgttaacaggtttgaagacgttaattcacgttttaaataatacagtgtccccttcagacttgttaaaggagagtttcagaaataacattcaaaactatgcgcgagt from Acipenser ruthenus chromosome 2, fAciRut3.2 maternal haplotype, whole genome shotgun sequence includes the following:
- the LOC131696835 gene encoding uncharacterized protein LOC131696835, with the translated sequence MTYSEAMQRCLSLGDSLASKKQLSSTSTPIPDGIPAWSKDKDVVQFSSGKLTVTPCVNKPSQLASAYCFNPNITDFIPVIKDEKLWLKIAIVCIISSIFTILLMAVTFMKGNKCICCVKRKKPAEDSTLERGQGFDTVRGLHRDRIPSYQISGARTKPPVLSKALNTGYSSHYSNHGFESTPEASKQNFAKTYVDHDRYEYSNAAFDNTY